The following proteins come from a genomic window of Rutidosis leptorrhynchoides isolate AG116_Rl617_1_P2 chromosome 10, CSIRO_AGI_Rlap_v1, whole genome shotgun sequence:
- the LOC139872047 gene encoding 3-hydroxyisobutyryl-CoA hydrolase-like protein 1, mitochondrial isoform X2 produces the protein MQKLVNKQRSFIHQFLVKRTTRSFSFSSSINDPASIVIEESNANSKTLILNRPSVLNALTTPMMNRIHNLYERWEDDPNVGFVIMKGNGNAFCSGADIISVRDMIVKGNIEGSKEFFRMVYSFAYFLSTFLKPNVAILDGITMGGGAGISIPGTFRIVTDKTVYSTPETLIGLHPDAGASFHLSHLPGYVGEYLGLTGDRLNGVEMLACGLGTHHSHATNVPEIEESLASLITDDPSVIETSLKKYSDFSYPDKSSDFSYPDKSSVIQRMETIDKCFSHDSVEEIIDALETGSAKTHDAWYDSTLKKLKYASPLSLKLSLRSIREGRFQTIDQCLKREYRLTSRAVSCQISSNNFCEGVRARMVDKDFAPKWDPPSLEHVSQDMVDAYFSPISVSEHELELPTKQREAFL, from the exons ATGCAGAAGTTGGTGAATAAACAGCGTTCTTTTATTCATCAATTTTTGGTCAAACGAACCACAAGAAGCTTTAGTTTCAGCAGTAGCATTAATGATCCTGCTTCAATT GTGATAGAGGAAAGCAATGCAaattcaaaaaccctaattctgAACAGACCCTCTGTCCTTAATGCCCTCACCACTCCCATG ATGAACAGGATACACAATCTGTATGAAAGATGGGAAGATGACCCTAATGTAGGTTTCGTGATTATGAAG GGCAATGGCAATGCATTTTGTTCTGGCGCCGATATAATATCCGTACGTGATATGATTGTCAAAG GAAATATCGAAGGAAGCAAAGAATTCTTTCGGATGGTATATAGTTTTGCGTACTTTCTATCTACATTTCTAAAACCAAAT GTGGCTATCTTAGATGGTATAACCATGGGTGGAGGGGCAGGAATTTCGATTCCAGGGACATTCAGAATTGTAACCGACAAAACT GTTTATTCTACCCCTGAAACATTAATCGGCCTTCATCCTGATGCGGGTGCTTCCTTTCACCTTTCACATCTTCCTGGTTATGTAG GTGAGTATTTGGGTCTAACAGGTGACAGGCTCAATGGAGTTGAAATGTTGGCATGTGGGCTTGGTACACACCATTCACACGCAACG AATGTTCCGGAAATTGAAGAATCTCTCGCTAGTCTGATTACCGATGATCCTTCTGTCATTGAAACATCGCTCAAAAAGTACAGTGATTTTAGTTATCCAGATAAGAGCAGTGATTTTAGTTATCCAGATAAGAGCAGTGTTATCCAGAG GATGGAGACAATTGATAAATGTTTCAGTCATGATAGTGTTGAGGAAATCATTGATGCACTG GAGACTGGATCTGCCAAAACTCATGACGCGTGGTATGATTCGACCTTGAAGAAACTGAAATACGCCTCACCTTTAAGCTTGAAACTTTCCCTAAGATCA ATACGAGAAGGTCGCTTTCAAACTATTGATCAGTGCCTAAAACGTGAATACCGGCTGACATCACGAGCGGTGTCATGTCAGATATCAAGTAATAATTTCTGTGAGGGTGTTCGGGCACGAATGGTGGATAAAGATTTTGCACCCAAG
- the LOC139872047 gene encoding 3-hydroxyisobutyryl-CoA hydrolase-like protein 1, mitochondrial isoform X1 codes for MQKLVNKQRSFIHQFLVKRTTRSFSFSSSINDPASIVIEESNANSKTLILNRPSVLNALTTPMMNRIHNLYERWEDDPNVGFVIMKGNGNAFCSGADIISVRDMIVKGNIEGSKEFFRMVYSFAYFLSTFLKPNVAILDGITMGGGAGISIPGTFRIVTDKTVSVYSTPETLIGLHPDAGASFHLSHLPGYVGEYLGLTGDRLNGVEMLACGLGTHHSHATNVPEIEESLASLITDDPSVIETSLKKYSDFSYPDKSSDFSYPDKSSVIQRMETIDKCFSHDSVEEIIDALETGSAKTHDAWYDSTLKKLKYASPLSLKLSLRSIREGRFQTIDQCLKREYRLTSRAVSCQISSNNFCEGVRARMVDKDFAPKWDPPSLEHVSQDMVDAYFSPISVSEHELELPTKQREAFL; via the exons ATGCAGAAGTTGGTGAATAAACAGCGTTCTTTTATTCATCAATTTTTGGTCAAACGAACCACAAGAAGCTTTAGTTTCAGCAGTAGCATTAATGATCCTGCTTCAATT GTGATAGAGGAAAGCAATGCAaattcaaaaaccctaattctgAACAGACCCTCTGTCCTTAATGCCCTCACCACTCCCATG ATGAACAGGATACACAATCTGTATGAAAGATGGGAAGATGACCCTAATGTAGGTTTCGTGATTATGAAG GGCAATGGCAATGCATTTTGTTCTGGCGCCGATATAATATCCGTACGTGATATGATTGTCAAAG GAAATATCGAAGGAAGCAAAGAATTCTTTCGGATGGTATATAGTTTTGCGTACTTTCTATCTACATTTCTAAAACCAAAT GTGGCTATCTTAGATGGTATAACCATGGGTGGAGGGGCAGGAATTTCGATTCCAGGGACATTCAGAATTGTAACCGACAAAACTGTAAGC GTTTATTCTACCCCTGAAACATTAATCGGCCTTCATCCTGATGCGGGTGCTTCCTTTCACCTTTCACATCTTCCTGGTTATGTAG GTGAGTATTTGGGTCTAACAGGTGACAGGCTCAATGGAGTTGAAATGTTGGCATGTGGGCTTGGTACACACCATTCACACGCAACG AATGTTCCGGAAATTGAAGAATCTCTCGCTAGTCTGATTACCGATGATCCTTCTGTCATTGAAACATCGCTCAAAAAGTACAGTGATTTTAGTTATCCAGATAAGAGCAGTGATTTTAGTTATCCAGATAAGAGCAGTGTTATCCAGAG GATGGAGACAATTGATAAATGTTTCAGTCATGATAGTGTTGAGGAAATCATTGATGCACTG GAGACTGGATCTGCCAAAACTCATGACGCGTGGTATGATTCGACCTTGAAGAAACTGAAATACGCCTCACCTTTAAGCTTGAAACTTTCCCTAAGATCA ATACGAGAAGGTCGCTTTCAAACTATTGATCAGTGCCTAAAACGTGAATACCGGCTGACATCACGAGCGGTGTCATGTCAGATATCAAGTAATAATTTCTGTGAGGGTGTTCGGGCACGAATGGTGGATAAAGATTTTGCACCCAAG